A window of Marinobacter salarius contains these coding sequences:
- a CDS encoding IS1595 family transposase produces the protein MKRADVNALEKTLANLPVDLKQHLASQLLGQINAQAHTLLETARSHRLCPHCGDEHLIKWGHSGGLQRYRCQSLTCHKTFNAVTGTSLARLHHRNKWFDYLRCMRDSLTLRVSAGRVGIDLKTAFRWRHRFLTASANANANALSGIVEVDETFFAESCKGKRNITHRSSRKRGGQSNRKHKADKIPVLIARDRNGHISDLVDPALNKPTVHAFLTPIINPDSILCSDGHSWYKTFSIEHGIAHHRLVTLDNQRVIGKEYHIQNVNSYMSRLKGWMARFHGVGTAYLPSYLAWRRLFECAQPSEEAWLRIAIGANQQPTPT, from the coding sequence ATGAAAAGAGCTGATGTTAACGCCCTCGAAAAGACCTTGGCCAACCTCCCGGTTGACCTCAAGCAACACCTTGCCAGTCAGCTTCTTGGGCAAATCAATGCTCAGGCTCATACCTTGCTTGAAACCGCCAGATCTCACCGTCTATGCCCCCATTGTGGTGATGAGCACCTTATCAAATGGGGTCATTCTGGTGGATTGCAGCGATATCGATGCCAGAGCCTGACTTGCCATAAAACCTTTAATGCCGTTACAGGAACATCGCTGGCCAGGCTGCATCACCGAAACAAGTGGTTTGATTATTTGCGATGCATGCGAGACAGCCTGACCCTGCGGGTATCGGCAGGCCGAGTAGGCATTGATTTAAAGACAGCTTTCCGGTGGCGTCACCGTTTTCTAACGGCCAGTGCAAACGCCAACGCGAATGCCCTTTCCGGCATTGTCGAAGTGGATGAAACCTTCTTTGCCGAGTCCTGCAAAGGCAAACGCAACATCACCCATCGCAGTTCCAGGAAGCGTGGCGGGCAAAGTAACAGGAAGCATAAAGCGGACAAAATTCCAGTACTTATTGCACGGGACCGCAACGGTCACATCAGTGATCTGGTGGATCCTGCATTAAACAAACCGACGGTTCATGCTTTTCTGACGCCGATTATCAATCCTGACTCGATTCTATGCTCAGATGGTCACAGCTGGTATAAAACCTTTTCCATCGAGCACGGCATTGCCCACCACAGACTGGTCACACTCGATAATCAGAGAGTGATCGGCAAGGAATACCACATACAGAACGTCAACAGTTACATGAGTCGATTGAAGGGCTGGATGGCGCGGTTTCATGGGGTTGGGACGGCATATCTGCCGAGCTATCTGGCATGGCGGCGGCTATTTGAATGCGCTCAACCTTCTGAAGAGGCTTGGCTCCGAATTGCGATCGGTGCAAACCAACAGCCAACGCCAACATAG
- a CDS encoding beta-N-acetylglucosaminidase domain-containing protein, producing MAEQPPLGIIEGFYGPLWSWEERRQLVAALAPHGYRNYWYAPKADAFLRRRWNEPHPQAEADELADFARFCRSHGVRFGIGLSPFEVFNNFDDSAKTALTQKLAAFDQLGITDLAILFDDMKSDTPELAARQADIIHWVAERSAADQLTVCPSYYSDDPVLDRVFGPRPEHYLEDLGKALDPSVQVFWTGEEVCSREISPGHLQRVAEALGRKPVLWDNYPVNDGDRMSRHLHLRAFTGRPAANGPYLSGHAINPALQPTLTAIPAITLARSYKQGPGYQYGKAFQLAAEEVLGKELAQQVQADLLLLQDAGLHRIGTERHQALAECYRRFDHPAASEILHWLAGRYQVTDEMVQTQ from the coding sequence ATGGCAGAGCAACCCCCACTGGGAATCATCGAAGGCTTCTATGGCCCGTTGTGGAGCTGGGAAGAGCGTCGGCAGCTGGTTGCGGCACTGGCTCCCCATGGTTACCGCAACTATTGGTACGCGCCCAAGGCGGACGCTTTTCTCCGGCGCCGGTGGAACGAGCCGCATCCACAAGCGGAGGCCGATGAGCTGGCCGATTTCGCGCGGTTTTGTCGCAGTCACGGAGTCCGGTTCGGCATTGGCCTGAGCCCGTTCGAGGTGTTCAACAATTTCGATGACTCGGCGAAAACCGCGCTGACGCAAAAGCTGGCAGCGTTTGATCAACTGGGTATCACCGACCTGGCGATCCTGTTTGATGACATGAAAAGCGATACGCCGGAATTGGCGGCCCGACAGGCGGACATTATTCATTGGGTAGCAGAACGCAGCGCGGCGGATCAACTGACGGTCTGCCCCAGCTACTACTCCGACGATCCGGTTCTGGACCGGGTGTTCGGTCCCCGTCCCGAGCATTACCTGGAAGATCTTGGCAAGGCACTGGACCCGTCCGTGCAGGTGTTCTGGACGGGCGAGGAGGTGTGTTCGCGGGAGATATCGCCGGGCCATCTGCAGCGTGTTGCAGAAGCGCTGGGGCGCAAGCCGGTACTGTGGGATAACTACCCGGTGAACGACGGCGACCGTATGTCCCGCCATCTGCACCTGCGGGCATTTACCGGCCGGCCGGCGGCCAACGGCCCGTATCTCTCGGGCCACGCCATTAATCCCGCGTTACAGCCAACCCTCACTGCGATTCCGGCCATCACCCTGGCCCGTAGCTACAAACAGGGGCCCGGCTACCAGTATGGCAAGGCCTTCCAACTGGCCGCCGAGGAAGTGTTGGGCAAAGAGTTGGCGCAGCAGGTACAGGCCGATCTGCTGCTGTTGCAGGATGCCGGCTTGCACAGGATCGGTACCGAACGCCATCAGGCGCTGGCGGAATGTTATCGCCGCTTTGATCACCCGGCCGCCAGCGAGATCCTGCATTGGCTGGCCGGCCGCTATCAGGTTACCGATGAAATGGTGCAGACCCAGTAG